A genomic stretch from Enterobacter oligotrophicus includes:
- the recO gene encoding DNA repair protein RecO has product MEGWQRAFVLHSRPWSETSLMLDVFTEESGRVRLVAKGARSKRSNLKGALQPFTPLLVRFGGRGEVKTLRSAEAVSLALPLSGITLYSGLYVNELISRVLEHETRFSELFFDYLHCIQALAGATGTPEPALRRFELALLGHLGYGVDFLHCAGSGDEVEDTMTYRYREEKGFIASVVIDNNTFTGRQLRALYEREFPDPDTLRAAKRFTRIALKPYLGGKPLKSRELFRQFMPKR; this is encoded by the coding sequence GTGGAGGGATGGCAACGCGCCTTTGTCCTGCACAGCCGTCCGTGGAGCGAAACCAGCCTCATGCTGGACGTCTTCACGGAAGAGTCGGGTCGCGTGCGCCTTGTTGCGAAGGGCGCACGTTCCAAACGTTCCAACCTGAAAGGTGCTTTACAGCCTTTCACGCCGCTGCTGGTACGCTTTGGCGGGCGAGGGGAAGTCAAAACCCTGCGCAGTGCTGAAGCCGTCTCTCTGGCGCTTCCTCTTTCCGGCATCACGCTTTACAGCGGTTTGTATGTCAATGAACTCATCTCGCGCGTTCTTGAACATGAGACTCGCTTCTCTGAACTTTTCTTTGATTACCTGCACTGTATCCAGGCGCTTGCTGGCGCAACCGGCACGCCCGAACCAGCCCTGCGCCGGTTCGAGCTGGCATTGCTCGGCCATTTAGGATACGGCGTTGATTTTCTGCACTGTGCGGGGAGCGGAGATGAGGTGGAAGACACCATGACTTACCGCTACCGGGAAGAAAAAGGGTTTATTGCCAGCGTCGTCATCGATAACAACACCTTTACCGGGCGTCAGCTCAGGGCGCTGTATGAACGTGAATTCCCCGATCCTGATACTTTGCGCGCGGCAAAACGCTTTACCCGAATTGCGCTCAAGCCGTATCTTGGTGGTAAGCCCTTAAAGAGCCGCGAATTATTCAGGCAGTTTATGCCGAAGCGTTAG